The sequence AAGTAGCACTTTCCACGAGCTCATGCCGCGCAATTACGATTTCATAGGTCCAATGCCGCGCGTCGCTTGTAGCAGAAGGCCTCACCACCGTTCCCCAAATAGAGCACGCTATACCAGGGTACAGCCTTTTATCGAGGCATAAGTTTCAAACATTTTCACACTACAGGCGCGCCAGTCGCTCCGCGTTTTCCTCAGCCTTTAGCGACTCAATAATGGGGTCGATATTGCCTTCGATAATGTCCTGCAGCGCGTAGTTTTTTAGGTCGCCCTCCAGCCGGTGGTCGGTTACGCGGTCTTGGGGGAAGTTGTACGTACGAATCTTGCCGGAACGGTCGCCGCTGCCAATCATGGACTGCCGCGCCTCGTCGCGCTCTTTGCGCTGCTCCTCCAGCTTTCGTTCGTAGAGACGCGAGCGCAGCACCCGCATGGCCTTGGCTTTGTTCTTGTGCTGGCTCTTCTCGTCTTGGCACGTAACCACCAGCTTGGTGGGCATGTGCGTGATGCGAACGGCCGAGTCGGTGGTGTTCACCGACTGCCCGCCCGGCCCGCTCGACCGGTAGTAGTCGATGTTTATGTCGTTCGGACTAATGTCGATGTCCACTTCTTCGGCCTCGGGCAACACCGCCACGGTAGCCGCCGACGTGTGGATACGTCCGCTCGACTCGGTTTCGGGGACGCGCTGCACGCGATGCACGCCGCTTTCGTACTTGAGCGTCCCAAACACCTCGGGGCCGCTCACGCCGAAGATGATCTCTTTAAAGCCGCCGTGGCTGCCGTACGAAGCATCCATCACCTCGTAGCTCCAGTTGTGCTTCTCGGCAAACTTGGTGTACATGCGGTACAAATCGCCCGCAAAAAGCGCTGCCTCATCGCCGCCCGTGCCCGCCCGAATCTCGACGATGGCATCTTTCTTATCTTCGGGATCTTTGGGGATCAGCTTGGTCTTTAGGTCGGCCTCAACGGCCGGTAGCTTCTCCTCAATCGTATCGAGCTCGTCTTGCGCGAGGGCCGCCATCTCCCCCGACTCGTCTTCTACCATCTCGCGGAGGTCGGCCCGCTCCTGCAGCAAGTTCTCATACCGTTCAATGGCTGCCACCACGTCCCGCAGCTCGCCATGCTCCTGGCCCAGCTCCGACATACGCTGCGCATCGGTGGCAATGGCCGGATCGGCCATCATCTGCTCAATCTCTTCAAAACGATGCTTTATCTTTTCGAGCTTTTCCAGTTCAATCATGTACGCAAATGCAAAGCGGGGAACGAGAAAACGACAACCGTCGCCTGTACGACGCGCGCTGCGGCAGGGTTCAAGCGCCGCTACTCATCCATCAACTCGCTGAGGTGCTTTACACCCAGCTTTTCGCGAATGCGCTTGTACACCTCCCAGTCGATGAGCACCGCGTGCGGCGCGTTGTTGCGCTGAATGAGGATGCCGCCTTTGTTCTCGCGCACGTGGTCAACCAGCTCCGACGTGTCGGAACGGAGTTCGGTGATGGTAGCGATGGCATCAACGCCTTCGGTTTGATACATATGTGCTTTTTCATGCAATGAGTACAATTCCGCTCGCAGGCCACACCCGTGAACCTGTAGACCGTCTAAACCACAAATAAAGCCGTTTTGTTTTCCAGAAGCACCGCCCGGGGGTGGGCGGGGCTAACAGATTTTCCGTGTACGGGATCTTCCGCCCGGTTTTATTCTTCGCATACTGTACCATTGCTTCCATTCATTGATGTGCATGAGTTTATGGGATCCTCTTCTTCTGACGCGGCCCGCGATAAAACCCTGGCCGATCGCTTTCGGCAGCGCCTCAACGACCTCAGCGAAGCGTATGTGGCCAATGGCGCCGAGGACGTTTCGGACGACAACGTGGAGCAGGTGGTGGACAACGCGGCGGCGATTAAGCAGCGCATGCGCGAGAAGGGGCCGCTGCGTCGGCTCGCGAGCGACGGGATGTTGCTCCTGCGCCTGGTGCGCGACTACTGGAAGCGCCGCTACCGCCGCCTGCCGTTTTGGACGGTGGCCGCCATTGTCTTTTCACTGCTGTACGTGCTTAACCCGGTCGACCTCATCCCCGATGCCATTCCTGGCGTAGGCGCAATCGACGATGCCTTGGTCCTCTCGGCCTGCCTGCGCCTGGTTGAAAAGGACTTGGTGAAGTACGAGCAGTGGCGCCAGGAACGCAAGGCCCTCGCCACCTAACGCCCGCCGCCATAACTTACAGGCTACGGGGCCGCGACGTGCGCGGCTGCGCGGGCGGGTCGGGGGCGTCGATCAGGGCGCGCAGCCCCAACGCAAGGAGCACGCCCAGCACGAAGCCGCCAATGTGCGCGCCATAGGCCACCCCGCCCACCGATTGCGTGTAGGCTACCGCGCCAATGCCGTTCACAAACTGAAGCAACACCCACACGCCAATGGCGAGCGACGCGGGGATGGACACCACCGTGTACAGGAGCAGCGCGTGCACCTTGTTCTTCGGAAAGAACACGAGGTATGCCCCCAACACGCCCGAAATGGCCCCCGATGCGCCCAGCATGGGCACCACGCTGGTGGGGTTCAGCCAAATCTGCACCAGGACGCCGGCGGCCCCCGAGAGCAAGTAAAAGCCCAGAAACCCCCAGGCGCCCAGGCGGTGCTCCACATTATCGCCAAAAATCCAGAGGTACAGCAGGTTGCCAAACAGGTGCCCGTACCCGCCGTGCATAAACAGCGACGTGACCACGGTGAGGTAAATGGGCTCCGGGCCCGGCGCCTGCGGAATAGCGATGGTCGTTGAGCCCAACGAGGCCACCTGCTGCGCAATCAGGTCGATGCCCGCGTAAATCTCGTACGGAATGACGCTCCACCCATACGTGAACGAGGGCCGGCCGCCGGCCTGCTGCACCAGGAAAAATACGCCCAGGTTGAGCAGCATGAGCGCCAGCGTCACGAACGCCGGACCGCTCAGGTGCTGGTCGTCATCGCCAATGGGAATAAGCATACGCAGATCAACGGATGCATGGGGAAGCAGGGATCTACTGCTGCCCTGCTGTACGAAGCATTTCGTTTTCGGTTCTTTCACAAGAGAATGACCTGCGGCACTTGCTCGCCTTGCCCAACAACCGCTTGCTGACGAGCGTATGGGGCGTCCCGTTTTCTTCCCATGCTCCTTTGTCCCATGCCTACCCCTCCCTCGCGCATTGCCCTGCTTGGCACCGGACTCATTGGCGGATCGATGGGCCTGGCGCTGCACGACCGCGCGCCCACCGTTTCGGTGGTGGGGCACGACCGCCCCGACGTGCTGGAGCGCGCCGCGGCCCGCGAAGCAATTGACGCGAAGGCTGCCGATCCGCAAACCGCTGTAGCCGCGGCCGACCTCGTCGTGCTGGCCACGCCGCCGGCCGTAACGCTGCGCCTGCTCGACACCATCGCCGACGCCCTGCCGCCCGACGCGGTGGTAACGGACGTAGCCTCGATCAAGGAGCCGGTCATGGACCAGGCCCGCGACGTGCTGCCAGCGGGCGTCTCGTTTGTGGGTGGTCATCCCATGGCCGGTGCGGAGCATGCGGGCATCGACCATGCCGACGCTCTTCTGTTTGAGAACGCCACGTACGTGCTGTGTCCGGCCGCCACGGCATCGGAGGCGGCGCTGGATACGGTGCGGTGGCTTACGGAAACGGTGGGGGCCCGTCCGCTGCGCATGGAGGCTGCGCGCCACGACCGCATCGCGGCCGCCGTGAGTCATCTGCCGCAGCTTCTGGCCGTCGCCCTCACCAACACCGCAGCAGCCCACGATGACGGTGCGATGCACCTCGCGGCCGGCGGCTTTCGGGACATGACCCGCATTGCCGCGTCGCCGTTCGAGCTGTGGCGCGACATCCTGGTGGGCAACCAGGGCTACGTGCTGGACGCGCTCAGCCGGTTCTCGAATCAGCTGCAGCGGCTCCGCTCGCGGTTGGCCGCCGACCTGATGGACGACATCGAAGCGGCATTTGGGCAGGCCCGCGCCGCACGCGCGTCCATTCCCGAGGGCATGAAGGGCTTCCTCACGCCGCAGCACGACCTGTACGTGCAGGCTCCCGATACACCCGGCACCCTGCATCGCCTCACCGGCGCGCTGTCTTCGGCCGACCTCAACATCAAGGATATCGAGCTGCTGAAGGTGCGCGAAGGAGCCGCCGGCACCTTCCGCCTGGGCTTCGCCTCTGCTGCGGATGCCCAAGCCGCCCGCACCGTGCTCGAAGACGCCGGCTTTTCCGCCCGCCGCCCGTGATGTTCTGAAGGCTATAGGACTGCGCACGCGGTCGCCTCAGCTCTCCATCAGGCCCCGCTCGGCAAGCGATGTGAACGTTTCGCCGGCGATGATGAGGTGATCGTGCACCGGAATCCCCATGAGCTTGCCGGCGTCCACCAGCTGGCGCGTAATCTGGATATCTTGCCGGCTGGGCTCCGGGTTGCCCGACGGGTGGTTGTGCAGGCAAATCACGGCCGCCGCGTTCTCCAGAATGGCCTGCTCAAACACGGCCCGCGGCTCCACAATGCTCGCGGCCAGCCCACCTTCGCTTATCGTAAAGTCGTTCAGAATGACGTTGGCCGTATTCAGGTGCACGACCTTAAATATTTCCTTCTTTAGGTCACGCATCAGCGGGCCATAGACCGCCGCTACGTCGGCTGGGGCGCTCACCTGTACGCGCTCGCCGCCCTGTTGCGACTCCACGCGCCGCCCCACCTCAAACGCAGCCATCAGCTTGGTGGCCTTGGCCGGCCCGATGCCGCGCACACGCTCCAGCTCTTTCAACGCCCGCTGCGCTACGTCGCCCAGCGTCCCATAGGTTTGCAGCAACGATCGCCCCAGATCGACCGCGGAGAGGGTGCCCTCTTCCACCCGGATGCCACTCCCCAGCAATATGGCGACGAGTTCGGCATCCGACAGCACCTGCGGGCCGTGCTTGCGGAGCTTCTCGCGCGGCTGATCGGACGGGTCCCACGCGTGGATGGGCGAATTGTATGCGATGGGCGGCTCTTGCGAAGCGTCGGGCATGGGCGTTGGGATCTGCTGAGGCTGTGGACTGCGTAGACACGCGGCCGCTGCAAAGCGCAACGTCTCCTCTGCTGCAGCGCCATCCGGCCCAGCGCGCCGGCGCACGCCGCTGCGCGTGTAACATTCTCCGAACGCCGCCCACAAACATCCAAACACCGTTGCGTTGGCGCATGCCTCCCCATTACATAGTACGTGTAGCCTGCTTCATGCGCGCTGCGCAGTGTATCAGTTGCTTGCCTCAAGGACCACGCGCTTACATATGCCTACACTCACCTCTCCCGACGCGCCCGCTCGCGGCCCGCGCCTGCAAACCACCGATCGCGGAAGCATTGCCGAGCGCTACCGCATCACCCGCCGGTTTACCACGGACTTCTGTCGGCCCCTGAACACGGAAGACTACGTGGTGCAAACCAAGGAATTCGTAAGCCCTACCAAGTGGCATCTGGCGCACACAACTTGGTTCTTTGAGACGTT comes from Salisaeta longa DSM 21114 and encodes:
- a CDS encoding type II toxin-antitoxin system Phd/YefM family antitoxin, whose amino-acid sequence is MYQTEGVDAIATITELRSDTSELVDHVRENKGGILIQRNNAPHAVLIDWEVYKRIREKLGVKHLSELMDE
- the prfA gene encoding peptide chain release factor 1, giving the protein MIELEKLEKIKHRFEEIEQMMADPAIATDAQRMSELGQEHGELRDVVAAIERYENLLQERADLREMVEDESGEMAALAQDELDTIEEKLPAVEADLKTKLIPKDPEDKKDAIVEIRAGTGGDEAALFAGDLYRMYTKFAEKHNWSYEVMDASYGSHGGFKEIIFGVSGPEVFGTLKYESGVHRVQRVPETESSGRIHTSAATVAVLPEAEEVDIDISPNDINIDYYRSSGPGGQSVNTTDSAVRITHMPTKLVVTCQDEKSQHKNKAKAMRVLRSRLYERKLEEQRKERDEARQSMIGSGDRSGKIRTYNFPQDRVTDHRLEGDLKNYALQDIIEGNIDPIIESLKAEENAERLARL
- the radC gene encoding RadC family protein gives rise to the protein MPDASQEPPIAYNSPIHAWDPSDQPREKLRKHGPQVLSDAELVAILLGSGIRVEEGTLSAVDLGRSLLQTYGTLGDVAQRALKELERVRGIGPAKATKLMAAFEVGRRVESQQGGERVQVSAPADVAAVYGPLMRDLKKEIFKVVHLNTANVILNDFTISEGGLAASIVEPRAVFEQAILENAAAVICLHNHPSGNPEPSRQDIQITRQLVDAGKLMGIPVHDHLIIAGETFTSLAERGLMES
- a CDS encoding YkvA family protein, with amino-acid sequence MGSSSSDAARDKTLADRFRQRLNDLSEAYVANGAEDVSDDNVEQVVDNAAAIKQRMREKGPLRRLASDGMLLLRLVRDYWKRRYRRLPFWTVAAIVFSLLYVLNPVDLIPDAIPGVGAIDDALVLSACLRLVEKDLVKYEQWRQERKALAT
- a CDS encoding prephenate dehydrogenase gives rise to the protein MPTPPSRIALLGTGLIGGSMGLALHDRAPTVSVVGHDRPDVLERAAAREAIDAKAADPQTAVAAADLVVLATPPAVTLRLLDTIADALPPDAVVTDVASIKEPVMDQARDVLPAGVSFVGGHPMAGAEHAGIDHADALLFENATYVLCPAATASEAALDTVRWLTETVGARPLRMEAARHDRIAAAVSHLPQLLAVALTNTAAAHDDGAMHLAAGGFRDMTRIAASPFELWRDILVGNQGYVLDALSRFSNQLQRLRSRLAADLMDDIEAAFGQARAARASIPEGMKGFLTPQHDLYVQAPDTPGTLHRLTGALSSADLNIKDIELLKVREGAAGTFRLGFASAADAQAARTVLEDAGFSARRP
- a CDS encoding rhomboid family intramembrane serine protease, with amino-acid sequence MLIPIGDDDQHLSGPAFVTLALMLLNLGVFFLVQQAGGRPSFTYGWSVIPYEIYAGIDLIAQQVASLGSTTIAIPQAPGPEPIYLTVVTSLFMHGGYGHLFGNLLYLWIFGDNVEHRLGAWGFLGFYLLSGAAGVLVQIWLNPTSVVPMLGASGAISGVLGAYLVFFPKNKVHALLLYTVVSIPASLAIGVWVLLQFVNGIGAVAYTQSVGGVAYGAHIGGFVLGVLLALGLRALIDAPDPPAQPRTSRPRSL